The genomic interval AACACGTGACTATTATTTCCACGAGCCACCGAAATTATACAACAATTTGTAACAAAATGCTGAGTGTCATAGACCTATAATGTGTGTGACAGGAAGAAAATAGATACAATAAAATTGATTTTACTTATTTGATCTAATAAGCTACAGTGATGTGGGCCTATAATTGGATGACTTGTTGCAGAGTAGGCAAAGTTGATTGGAAGGCAACGGTCACaagattttttattattttttcaaacttTTTTAAACACCGGAAAGCAAAACGGTGCATTTAAATTTGAAGCAGCCTTTGACGCTTTGAACCGGCCATCCAGGTAGGCGCCCATTTGCTTTCCAAATATATCAGTGTCATTGCTTTTTGAGCATAAACACAACGCCAAAAATTCAAGTTCCGATCTCCCACCACAGCATTTCCAGATCCAAAATGATGAAGACTACTGTCAAGAAGCTCAAGTTCTGGtcaagaaagaagaagaaaaagaaaaccccCTTCGAGCATTCCCACAATCTCTACCTGCATCCTCCCCCAACGCATCATTGCTGCTGCTGCTCCTGCTCCTCCTCACTTCAGCCTTCCGCTCCGCCCATCCCGGTGTGGCTCGATGCCCAGCAGACCCCGGAGCCGGCTGTTTTCGCAGCTGCGGATCGGCCGGGTTCATCCGGTTTTCTAGCCGATTCGAGTCGAGCTCACTTAGTTACCTCCTCGCAGGACTATGTTTCAGAGATCAGCCCGCTCTGTCCAACATTACCCATCACCAATTCTTCTTATCAACAGTATTTGGTCCCAAATCCTGCTTATGGCGTGCCCATTGTGCCTGCGGCTAGAGCAGAGAGGGCTGCGGGTCTTTTCCGGCGTGCAGCCAGCTTCGGCTACCATTTGATCCGCTGCTTCTGCCCGTGTTTTCGCATTCGAGAAGTTTACTAGAACCGTTGGGAGTCTCCTGGGAGATTTTTCTACGAGGCGTATTTATGCATCCTTGGTATTGTTTTGAACCCCTTAAAGATATAAATAAAGATGTTCCCCTGGATTGtcaaaatataaactcaaacGGTTGATGGGCTATGTAATCGCAAAAATTTGCGCTGCTATAGCGTAAATGAAATGAATCCCTCTTACGTTGTGATAGTTTTGGTGTAAATATATGAATGCTTCATGAGATCAAAATTCAAATAAGAATCCACTTTGGAATTTTACTTAAAGAGGCTTTTCATTTAATTACTGTTAGGAAGCATAAATTTCAGggcttgaatttaaatttttataaatttgtaagaattttaatataattttatactatattttttgTCCAAACCTATACAAATCTAAGTCCAATTAAAGAAATTTGTACTCCCAAAAGTAAGGTTAATATTTAGGATTTAGTCCTTGTTGAGTTGTGCGCCATAGGTAGAGACGGAAGCCACCAACCCCAGCAGCTTATGTTGATTTTGCAAAGGAGATCAGTAGCCCTTCACCAACCTTGCTTACCATGATTGAAATGCAGCCACCAGTCCTGTCCACCTTGTTTGAATTACACCCATTTTTAAAGGCTATATAAAGgagatgtgtgtgtgtaattgtgAGTGGGGTAAGATGTAGAATTGGGCGTggctatatgtgtgtgtgtgcagtagagagttgtgtgtgtgtgtgtgtgtgcgtgcagcAGGGAGCTGTGTGCAGAGCTATGTGTACACGCAGAATTGTGTTGTGAGTTGGGGCAAGATGCATAATTGTGTGTAGCTGTGTGTTGTGGCAAGAACAGAGAGTTCCTGTATGCTGTGTGGTGTGTTGTGAGCATAGTGTGTAGAGAGTGAGGAACAaagagttgtggtgagagagagagagagagagagagagagagagagagagagagagagagagttgagcagtgtggcTCCTCCTCCTTATATTATTCTCCTAGTTTATAATGAAGTTGtgtgtgcttcgtggacgtaggtcgattggaccgaatcacgtaaatctggtgttgCATTGCTTGCTTGTGTATTTTTGTTCGTGTGAGATTGTTGCTCCTAGATCCaacccaacaattggtatcatagcgaGGTTGGAGCGAAATCGCCAAATCAAAGCAAAATTGCCAGATTGGAGCCTCTATCTAGTAGCTCAAAACTCAGTTTTGAGGCCACCAACATGTTCCACTCATCAAGAAGAAGCCAACAATGGCAACCGGAGCTCGAACGGAGCTCAGACAAAGTTGCATGCACCCTTACGCACCGACAGGTGATCAGACGATGGGCTTATGCGCTCCCACACACCGGCGAACAAATAGCAAGGTAGGAGGTTGAAGGAACCTGACGTTAGAGTGACGTCAGCATGCCACGCCAACACGATGTTAGTATAGTCAAAAGGCCACATTATCGCCACATCAGCAAGTGGGTCCTATAGGAGGTGGGCCCTATGATGCTACATCAACAGACGACGTCAGTTAACAGCGTCACTAACGTCGTCAGGATATTCTGTCAGTTAAGGGAATATTTCGTTATAGTTGACTAAAGTTTGATCGTTTTGACCAAAGGTTTGACTGGGCTTTTCAGAGTCATTTCGGGTCGATTTTTCGAACGAATGGAACCATCTCTAAGGTTTTCGGTCGTTTCGGATCCAActgtgctatccatttgagctaatttcaTCTCTAAATTGGCAAATAGAGATGTCGAACAAGAAGAGCTTATAGATAGAGATGTTTGATGCACCAATGTACCAAAAAAAAGGTATATGGATTGtttacttcttatagatggagGACAGCCTGAATGTTATGATAAaacatgtcaggtggcagatacaagcaagtgggagcttaCGATGAAGGAcaagatgaagtccctcacctccaacagaacgtgggaactagttgagttgcccaaaggtaagaaggttcTTCATAACAAGTGGATGTACAAGATTAAAGAGGAGCGGGATGCCTCCAGAAGGTACAAGGtccggttggtagtcaaaggcttcaagCAGAATGAAGGAATTGACTACAAGGCCTGACTGGTAATCAAAGGCTTCGAGCAGATGGAAGGAATTGACTGCGccgacatctttgcaccagttgtgaaatTGACGACCACCAAATCAGTTTTGatgaaggtggtgactacagagaagttgaagttgtgctcaacttcggTTGGTCTTCATGGTTGAAGACagatatgagcacatcatttatctaCACACTGGTTGAGATGGTGTCTCCGtttccaagtgggagattgtcgAGCTGTGCGCCATATGTGGAGACGGAAGCCACCAACCCTAGCAGCTTATGTTGATTTTGTAGAGAAGACCAGTAGCACTTCACCAACCTCGCCTACCATGGTTGAAATGCAGCCACCAATCTTGCCCACCTTGTTTGAATTACACCCCCCCTTTAAAGGCTATATAAAGGAGATGTGTGTGTAATTGTGAGTGGGGCAAGATGTAGAATTGGGCCtggctgtgtgtgtgtgcgtgtgtgcagcagtgtagagactcaaaaaagttaaataataataaaaacaaagaaaagatggaagatggtttggtgtagaccaaactcTCGACAGTTTGGTGGGAGGCtagaaaatcgtcgatgattttgtgTAATCGCGGTCTAGTAACGATAAAACTTTGAAAAACGGAGGGGTTAAAAATCCAAAGCGTTGACAGTTTCGTCTGGCAGTGCTTAATAAAATAGATCCTACAACCTTTTTTTAATGTAATCAAAATATaaacctctctctatctctctctaaaACTTGCGGAAGccactcccttctctcttcgatttctctctaATTTCATTCTGATTCGACGATCAAACACCACTACAGGGTACTAGGAGCGacccttagcaagttaatcggagcGAATTCGTATTTTGggggttcctaggcaccactccaaagttgaggtaagggtgaaAAATGTGTTAACTACTtagaatttaattgattaaatggagtgtattggcctagggatgtttaaatgattataattctGGGGTTGGGCTGATTGAACTGGAAAATGCGGTTTCAG from Malania oleifera isolate guangnan ecotype guangnan chromosome 9, ASM2987363v1, whole genome shotgun sequence carries:
- the LOC131163713 gene encoding uncharacterized protein LOC131163713 gives rise to the protein MMKTTVKKLKFWSRKKKKKKTPFEHSHNLYLHPPPTHHCCCCSCSSSLQPSAPPIPVWLDAQQTPEPAVFAAADRPGSSGFLADSSRAHLVTSSQDYVSEISPLCPTLPITNSSYQQYLVPNPAYGVPIVPAARAERAAGLFRRAASFGYHLIRCFCPCFRIREVY